A stretch of Lathyrus oleraceus cultivar Zhongwan6 chromosome 6, CAAS_Psat_ZW6_1.0, whole genome shotgun sequence DNA encodes these proteins:
- the LOC127098190 gene encoding probable serine/threonine-protein kinase WNK9 isoform X1, which yields MNVAASFEAHDSEFIEVDPTGRYGRYNEILGKGASKTVYRAFDEYDGIEVAWNQVKLYDFLKNPQDLERLYCEIHLLKTLKHKNIMKFYTSWVDTTNRHINFVTEMFTSGTLRQYRLKHKKVNIRAVKHWCRQILEGLLYLHSQDPPVIHRDLKCDNIFINGNQGEVKIGDLGLAAILRRSNAVHCVGTPEFMAPEVYEEHYNELVDIYAFGMCILEMVTFEYPYSECNHPAQIYKKVVSGKMPESLYKVNDLEVKQFVEKCLATVSLRLSARELLDDPFLQIDDYGSELKEFQYQRGCYEVKPTIRQTVNGSYSNSLMSLYTDNSGGYHNDFDLFDCEEDDNLDEVDTSIKGRRRDDGIFLRIRIPDKEGRVRNIYFPFDTETDTALSVAYEMVAELDITDQNLTKLANMIDNEIATLVPGWKMGPRIDEVSEASSASFCLNCAANNTLVDYVSSNSPCAKKLQFFHCSKNGCAAVHGRFEEITYQYEGSANTATEGEPPSQSNGIHYADICGQRDERESNHEELKDIHCDKSHEISKLSLIKEDEEENSDQIYLNTKKPPSSPAASECSLFLDYENDIRHELRWLKAKYQMHLRELRGHQLGSSSSTKPKSTCTSPEKLHNNNSLLMSIAYKNFSVDAARRNTLDDQIIPSIACNTSHPNNSQQMVTAKDFFAGALLPNSLQRATSLPVDAVDV from the exons TACAATGAAATTCTTGGCAAAGGAGCTTCCAAGACAGT GTATAGAGCATTTGATGAGTATGATGGAATAGAAGTAGCATGGAATCAAGTAAAGctttatgattttttgaaaaatCCTCAAGACCTTGAGAGATTATACTGTGAAATTCATCTTCTCAAGACATTGAAGCATAAGAACATCATGAAGTTCTACACTTCTTGGGTTGATACTACCAATAGACACATAAACTTTGTCACTGAGATGTTCACATCTGGGACTTTAAGACA GTACAGACTTAAACACAAAAAAGTTAACATAAGAGCTGTTAAGCATTGGTGCAGACAGATTTTGGAAGGTCTCCTCTATCTCCATAGCCAGGACCCTCCTGTGATTCATAGAGATCTCAAATGCGATAACATTTTCATCAATGGTAACCAAGGAGAAGTCAAAATCGGTGACCTTGGCCTTGCTGCAATTCTCCGCAGATCAAATGCTGTTCATTGCGTTG GAACACCCGAGTTTATGGCTCCCGAAGTGTATGAAGAACATTACAACGAATTGGTTGACATATACGCTTTCGGAATGTGTATATTGGAGATGGTCACCTTTGAGTATCCTTATAGCGAATGCAACCATCCGGCTCAAATTTACAAAAAAGTTGTCTCT GGAAAAATGCCAGAATCACTTTACAAAGTAAATGATCTAGAGGTTAAGCAGTTTGTAGAGAAATGCTTGGCAACTGTATCCCTTAGGCTTTCAGCCAGGGAACTCTTAGATGACCCTTTTCTCCAAATTGATGATTATGGATCTGAGTTAAAAGAATTTCAGTATCAAAGAGGTTGCTATGAAGTAAAACCAACAATTAGACAAACGGTGAATGGAAGTTATAGCAATAGCTTAATGAGTTTGTACACTGATAATTCTGGTGGTTATCACAATGATTTTGATCTCTTTGATTGTGAAGAGGATGATAATTTGGATGAAGTTGACACCTCAATCAAAGGTAGGAGAAGAGATGATGGCATCTTTCTGAGAATCAGAATACCAGATAAAGAAG GTCGAGTTCGAAACATCTACTTCCCGTTCGACACGGAGACTGATACCGCATTGAGTGTTGCGTATGAAATGGTAGCCGAGCTTGACATAACTGACCAAAATTTAACAAAATTAGCGAATATGATAGATAATGAAATCGCAACTTTGGTACCGGGATGGAAAATGGGACCAAGAATTGATGAAGTTTCAGAAGCTTCAAGCGCAAGTTTCTGTCTCAACTGTGCTGCAAACAATACCTTAGTTGATTATGTATCATCGAATAGTCCATGTGCCAAGAAGCTTCAATTTTTCCATTGTTCTAAAAACGGATGTGCCGCGGTTCACGGCCGATTCGAGGAGATTACGTATCAATACGAAGGGTCTGCAAACACTGCTACTGAAGGTGAACCGCCAAGTCAATCCAATGGCATTCATTACGCAGATATCTGCGGTCAGCGAGACGAACGAGAGTCAAATCATGAAGAATTGAAAGACATTCATTGTGATAAATCTCATGAGATATCTAAACTATCACTCATAAAGGAGGATGAAGAGGAGAATAGTGACCAAATTTATCTTAATACCAAAAAGCCTCCTTCTAGCCCTGCAGCATCAGAATGTTCATTATTCTTGGACTATGAAAATGATATAAGGCATGAACTACGATGGCTCAAAGCAAAGTACCAAATGCATTTAAGAGAGCTTAGAGGCCATCAACTAGGTAGTAGTAGTAGTACTAAACCAAAATCTACTTGCACATCTCCTGAAAAATTACATAACAATAACTCATTATTGATGTCTATCGCTTATAAGAATTTTTCAGTCGATGCTGCAAGGCGCAACACTCTGGACGACCAAATTATTCCAAGTATTGCTTGTAATACAAGTCATCCTAACAATTCTCAACAAATGGTCACGGCCAAGGATTTCTTTGCAGGAGCATTGCTTCCAAACTCGCTTCAAAGGGCAACCTCGCTTCCGGTCGATGCAGTTGATGTCTAG
- the LOC127098190 gene encoding probable serine/threonine-protein kinase WNK9 isoform X2: protein MNVAASFEAHDSEFIEVDPTGRYGRYNEILGKGASKTVYRAFDEYDGIEVAWNQVKLYDFLKNPQDLERLYCEIHLLKTLKHKNIMKFYTSWVDTTNRHINFVTEMFTSGTLRQYRLKHKKVNIRAVKHWCRQILEGLLYLHSQDPPVIHRDLKCDNIFINGNQGEVKIGDLGLAAILRRSNAVHCVGTPEFMAPEVYEEHYNELVDIYAFGMCILEMVTFEYPYSECNHPAQIYKKGKMPESLYKVNDLEVKQFVEKCLATVSLRLSARELLDDPFLQIDDYGSELKEFQYQRGCYEVKPTIRQTVNGSYSNSLMSLYTDNSGGYHNDFDLFDCEEDDNLDEVDTSIKGRRRDDGIFLRIRIPDKEGRVRNIYFPFDTETDTALSVAYEMVAELDITDQNLTKLANMIDNEIATLVPGWKMGPRIDEVSEASSASFCLNCAANNTLVDYVSSNSPCAKKLQFFHCSKNGCAAVHGRFEEITYQYEGSANTATEGEPPSQSNGIHYADICGQRDERESNHEELKDIHCDKSHEISKLSLIKEDEEENSDQIYLNTKKPPSSPAASECSLFLDYENDIRHELRWLKAKYQMHLRELRGHQLGSSSSTKPKSTCTSPEKLHNNNSLLMSIAYKNFSVDAARRNTLDDQIIPSIACNTSHPNNSQQMVTAKDFFAGALLPNSLQRATSLPVDAVDV from the exons TACAATGAAATTCTTGGCAAAGGAGCTTCCAAGACAGT GTATAGAGCATTTGATGAGTATGATGGAATAGAAGTAGCATGGAATCAAGTAAAGctttatgattttttgaaaaatCCTCAAGACCTTGAGAGATTATACTGTGAAATTCATCTTCTCAAGACATTGAAGCATAAGAACATCATGAAGTTCTACACTTCTTGGGTTGATACTACCAATAGACACATAAACTTTGTCACTGAGATGTTCACATCTGGGACTTTAAGACA GTACAGACTTAAACACAAAAAAGTTAACATAAGAGCTGTTAAGCATTGGTGCAGACAGATTTTGGAAGGTCTCCTCTATCTCCATAGCCAGGACCCTCCTGTGATTCATAGAGATCTCAAATGCGATAACATTTTCATCAATGGTAACCAAGGAGAAGTCAAAATCGGTGACCTTGGCCTTGCTGCAATTCTCCGCAGATCAAATGCTGTTCATTGCGTTG GAACACCCGAGTTTATGGCTCCCGAAGTGTATGAAGAACATTACAACGAATTGGTTGACATATACGCTTTCGGAATGTGTATATTGGAGATGGTCACCTTTGAGTATCCTTATAGCGAATGCAACCATCCGGCTCAAATTTACAAAAAA GGAAAAATGCCAGAATCACTTTACAAAGTAAATGATCTAGAGGTTAAGCAGTTTGTAGAGAAATGCTTGGCAACTGTATCCCTTAGGCTTTCAGCCAGGGAACTCTTAGATGACCCTTTTCTCCAAATTGATGATTATGGATCTGAGTTAAAAGAATTTCAGTATCAAAGAGGTTGCTATGAAGTAAAACCAACAATTAGACAAACGGTGAATGGAAGTTATAGCAATAGCTTAATGAGTTTGTACACTGATAATTCTGGTGGTTATCACAATGATTTTGATCTCTTTGATTGTGAAGAGGATGATAATTTGGATGAAGTTGACACCTCAATCAAAGGTAGGAGAAGAGATGATGGCATCTTTCTGAGAATCAGAATACCAGATAAAGAAG GTCGAGTTCGAAACATCTACTTCCCGTTCGACACGGAGACTGATACCGCATTGAGTGTTGCGTATGAAATGGTAGCCGAGCTTGACATAACTGACCAAAATTTAACAAAATTAGCGAATATGATAGATAATGAAATCGCAACTTTGGTACCGGGATGGAAAATGGGACCAAGAATTGATGAAGTTTCAGAAGCTTCAAGCGCAAGTTTCTGTCTCAACTGTGCTGCAAACAATACCTTAGTTGATTATGTATCATCGAATAGTCCATGTGCCAAGAAGCTTCAATTTTTCCATTGTTCTAAAAACGGATGTGCCGCGGTTCACGGCCGATTCGAGGAGATTACGTATCAATACGAAGGGTCTGCAAACACTGCTACTGAAGGTGAACCGCCAAGTCAATCCAATGGCATTCATTACGCAGATATCTGCGGTCAGCGAGACGAACGAGAGTCAAATCATGAAGAATTGAAAGACATTCATTGTGATAAATCTCATGAGATATCTAAACTATCACTCATAAAGGAGGATGAAGAGGAGAATAGTGACCAAATTTATCTTAATACCAAAAAGCCTCCTTCTAGCCCTGCAGCATCAGAATGTTCATTATTCTTGGACTATGAAAATGATATAAGGCATGAACTACGATGGCTCAAAGCAAAGTACCAAATGCATTTAAGAGAGCTTAGAGGCCATCAACTAGGTAGTAGTAGTAGTACTAAACCAAAATCTACTTGCACATCTCCTGAAAAATTACATAACAATAACTCATTATTGATGTCTATCGCTTATAAGAATTTTTCAGTCGATGCTGCAAGGCGCAACACTCTGGACGACCAAATTATTCCAAGTATTGCTTGTAATACAAGTCATCCTAACAATTCTCAACAAATGGTCACGGCCAAGGATTTCTTTGCAGGAGCATTGCTTCCAAACTCGCTTCAAAGGGCAACCTCGCTTCCGGTCGATGCAGTTGATGTCTAG